One window of Chryseobacterium sp. JJR-5R genomic DNA carries:
- a CDS encoding DUF4252 domain-containing protein, whose protein sequence is MKILKYLFITVCALFLMQSCIVSEKANIAYFSDSGNDFKGAKFTSINVPMFLAKPVIKKALREDGNDNEEVIRMIRKVSKIKVLTVENGDRAMLKDFAGYLNDNHYEDWATIKHDGENVNIRVKQKGETIKNMLITVNSDKELVFLDIKGSFTADDISKMIAAARDK, encoded by the coding sequence ATGAAAATACTTAAATATCTTTTTATAACCGTTTGTGCCCTATTTTTGATGCAGTCATGCATTGTCTCCGAAAAAGCGAATATCGCATACTTTTCAGATTCCGGAAACGATTTTAAGGGAGCGAAATTTACCAGCATCAATGTTCCGATGTTTTTGGCCAAGCCTGTTATTAAAAAAGCACTGAGAGAAGATGGCAATGACAATGAAGAGGTTATCCGGATGATTAGAAAAGTCTCTAAGATCAAAGTTCTGACCGTTGAAAACGGGGACCGTGCCATGCTGAAAGACTTTGCCGGTTATCTGAACGATAACCATTACGAAGACTGGGCAACCATAAAGCATGACGGCGAAAACGTAAACATCCGTGTAAAGCAGAAAGGTGAAACCATTAAAAATATGCTGATTACCGTAAACTCCGATAAAGAACTGGTTTTCCTGGACATAAAAGGAAGTTTTACGGCTGATGATATTTCAAAAATGATTGCTGCTGCAAGAGATAAATAG
- the guaB gene encoding IMP dehydrogenase produces the protein MSIHNKIVETAITFDDVLLVPSYSEVLPNQVSLKSRLTDKITLNVPIVSAAMDTVTEAELAIALARVGGLGFIHKNMTIEEQAAQVNRVKRSENGMISDPVTLSKDHTLAEAKETMAKYKISGLPVVDAENTLIGIITNRDVKYQENLTMKVEEIMTKENLITSDKDTNLEKAKEILLKSRIEKLPIVDKNNKLVGLITIKDIDNQLEYPNANKDDNGRLIVGAGVGVGEDTLDRIEALVKAGVDIIGIDSAHGHSKGVLDKISEIRKAYPDLDIVGGNIVTAEAAEDLIKAGANVLKVGVGPGSICTTRVVAGVGVPQLSAIYNVYEYARSKNVAVIADGGIKLSGDIVKAIASGAGAVMLGSLLAGTDEAPGEEIIFQGRKFKTYQGMGSLSAMKRGGKERYFQSEAKKFVPEGIEGRVPSKGSLEEVIFQLTGGLRAGMGYCGAKDIKALQEDTKMVMITGSGLKESHPHDVIITQEAPNYSL, from the coding sequence ATGTCTATTCATAACAAAATTGTAGAGACAGCCATCACTTTCGATGACGTGCTTCTAGTCCCTTCTTATTCAGAAGTTTTACCTAACCAGGTTTCACTAAAATCAAGACTTACTGACAAAATTACGCTTAATGTTCCAATTGTTTCTGCTGCCATGGACACCGTTACGGAAGCTGAACTGGCAATTGCGCTGGCGAGGGTAGGCGGTCTGGGATTTATTCATAAAAACATGACGATTGAGGAGCAGGCTGCACAGGTGAACCGTGTAAAGCGTTCGGAAAACGGAATGATTTCAGATCCTGTTACGCTTTCAAAAGACCATACGCTGGCTGAAGCCAAGGAGACCATGGCAAAATATAAAATTTCCGGTCTTCCCGTAGTAGATGCTGAAAATACTCTGATCGGGATCATTACCAACAGAGATGTGAAATATCAGGAAAACCTTACGATGAAGGTGGAGGAGATCATGACCAAAGAGAACCTCATCACTTCGGATAAAGATACCAACCTGGAAAAAGCAAAAGAAATCCTTCTTAAAAGCAGGATTGAAAAACTTCCTATCGTTGATAAAAATAACAAATTGGTGGGCCTGATTACAATTAAGGACATTGATAACCAGCTTGAGTATCCGAACGCGAATAAAGACGATAACGGCCGCCTGATTGTCGGTGCAGGCGTTGGAGTCGGTGAAGATACACTGGACCGGATTGAAGCTCTGGTAAAAGCCGGTGTTGATATTATCGGGATCGATTCTGCTCACGGGCACTCAAAAGGCGTACTGGATAAGATTTCTGAAATCAGGAAGGCCTATCCGGATCTGGATATTGTCGGAGGGAATATCGTAACTGCTGAAGCTGCGGAAGACCTGATCAAGGCAGGGGCAAATGTCCTAAAAGTAGGAGTAGGGCCCGGTTCCATCTGTACGACAAGGGTAGTTGCAGGCGTTGGGGTTCCCCAGTTATCTGCGATCTATAATGTTTACGAATATGCCCGTTCTAAAAATGTGGCGGTAATTGCCGACGGAGGGATTAAACTTTCCGGTGATATTGTAAAAGCCATTGCAAGCGGGGCAGGAGCCGTGATGCTGGGATCTCTCCTGGCAGGCACAGACGAAGCACCGGGTGAAGAAATCATATTCCAGGGCAGGAAATTTAAAACCTACCAGGGAATGGGGAGCCTTTCTGCCATGAAAAGGGGAGGTAAGGAGAGGTATTTCCAGAGTGAAGCCAAGAAATTCGTTCCGGAAGGAATTGAGGGAAGAGTACCTAGCAAAGGGTCATTGGAAGAAGTAATTTTCCAACTGACCGGAGGCCTGAGGGCCGGAATGGGGTATTGCGGTGCCAAAGATATCAAGGCATTGCAGGAAGATACCAAAATGGTAATGATCACAGGAAGCGGATTGAAAGAATCCCATCCTCACGACGTAATCATCACGCAGGAAGCCCCGAATTATTCTTTATAA
- the rpsB gene encoding 30S ribosomal protein S2, which translates to MAKANVKDLLEAGVHFGHMTRKWNPNMAPYIFMEKNGIHIVDLHKTAVKLDEACSALEKLTSAGKKVLFVATKKQAKEVVAKHAAELNMPYITERWPGGMLTNFVTIRKAVKKMNSIDKMKKDGTFETLSKKERLQVDRQRANLEKNLGSISDMVRLPSAIFVVDIMREHIAVTEAKKLGIPVFGIVDTNSDPRKVDFVIPGNDDASKSIDMILNIVSDSIKEGQSQRKADKEKSKEEGEAVSADKDADFDGE; encoded by the coding sequence ATGGCAAAAGCAAATGTAAAAGACCTTCTAGAGGCTGGCGTACACTTCGGTCACATGACCAGAAAGTGGAATCCAAATATGGCTCCATACATTTTTATGGAGAAAAACGGTATTCACATTGTAGACTTACATAAAACAGCAGTTAAACTGGATGAAGCGTGCAGCGCTTTGGAAAAATTAACTTCTGCAGGTAAAAAAGTTCTTTTCGTAGCCACTAAAAAGCAGGCGAAAGAAGTAGTTGCTAAGCATGCTGCTGAACTTAATATGCCTTATATCACAGAAAGATGGCCGGGAGGTATGTTAACGAACTTCGTTACGATCAGAAAGGCTGTAAAGAAGATGAACTCTATCGACAAAATGAAAAAAGACGGTACGTTCGAAACTTTATCTAAAAAAGAAAGATTACAGGTAGACAGACAAAGAGCTAACCTGGAGAAAAACTTAGGTTCTATCTCTGACATGGTTCGTCTTCCTTCTGCAATCTTCGTTGTAGATATCATGAGAGAGCACATCGCTGTAACGGAAGCTAAGAAATTAGGAATTCCTGTTTTCGGTATTGTTGATACCAATTCTGACCCTAGAAAAGTAGACTTCGTTATCCCAGGAAACGATGATGCTTCTAAATCCATCGATATGATCCTGAACATTGTTTCAGATTCTATCAAAGAAGGTCAGTCTCAGAGAAAAGCTGATAAAGAAAAATCTAAAGAAGAAGGAGAAGCAGTATCTGCTGATAAAGATGCTGACTTTGACGGAGAATAA
- a CDS encoding methylmalonyl-CoA mutase family protein codes for METQKYTPINKVRIVTAASLFDGHDAAINIMRRVIQGTGCEVIHLGHDKSAEEVVNTAIQEDANAIALTSYQGGHNEYFKYIYDLLREKNSPQIKIFGGGGGVILPEEIEDIMSYGIDRIYSPDDGRELGLQGMIDDLVKRSDFATGKEVTAEDLDSISFENSTSIAKIISAVENFSEEKPDLVKAIDEKSKDLNIPIIGITGTGGAGKSSLTDELVRRFIRSNPDKKIAIISIDPSKKKTGGALLGDRIRMNAINDPRVYMRSMATRENNVSVSPFIHSALNVLKLAHPDVIILETSGIGQSGSEVSDFADVSMYVMTPEYGASTQLEKIDMLDYADLVALNKSDKRGALDALQAVKKQFQRNHLLWESPLDDMPVYATKASQFNDHGTTDLYNRLIEKVNDKYSDLNLKGFVEQEVSEDITIIPPKRVRYLSEIVENNRIYDANVEKQADLARKMYHIEGVRSFLSNEVLDAEYQKAEKELQQENIDFLQTWDDTKEAFKAEFYSYFVRGKEIKVETSTESLSHLRIPKISLPKYTDWGDLIKWKGQENLPGGFPYTAGIYPFKRTGEDPTRMFAGEGGPERTNRRFHYVSAEMDAKRLSTAFDSVTLYGQDPALPPDIYGKIGNAGVSIATLDDAKKLYSGFDLVNAMTSVSMTINGPAPMLLAFFMNAAIDQNVEKYIAENGLEAKVEEVLKAKFDDKGLARPKYNVELPPSNNGLGLKLLGITGDEVIPAEVYAEIKAKTIATVRGTVQADILKEDQAQNTCIFSTEFALRLMGDVQEYFITEKVRNFYSVSISGYHIAEAGANPVSQLAFTLANGFTYVEYYLSRGMDINDFAPNLSFFFSNGIDPEYSVIGRVARRVWAKAMKLKYGADERSQMLKYHIQTSGRSLHAQEIDFNDIRTTLQALYAIYDNCNSLHTNAYDEAITTPTEQSVRRAMAIQLIINKELGLAKNENPLQGSFIIEELTDLVEEAVYAEFDRITERGGVLGAMETMYQRSKIQEESMHYEWLKHTGEYPIIGVNTFLGKDGSPTVRPGEVIRSTEEEKQVQIETLHNFQKSNEDKSEDALKTLQHAAINQQNLFNVMMDAVKYCSLGQITNALFEVGGKYRRNM; via the coding sequence ATGGAAACCCAAAAATATACTCCAATAAATAAAGTAAGAATCGTTACCGCGGCTTCATTGTTTGACGGCCACGATGCAGCGATTAATATCATGCGGCGCGTGATCCAGGGAACAGGATGTGAAGTCATCCACCTTGGCCATGATAAGTCGGCAGAAGAAGTAGTGAATACGGCCATTCAGGAAGATGCGAATGCCATTGCCCTTACCTCTTACCAGGGCGGCCACAACGAATATTTCAAATACATCTATGACCTTTTGAGGGAAAAAAATTCTCCACAGATCAAGATTTTCGGCGGCGGCGGCGGTGTAATTCTTCCTGAAGAAATCGAAGACATCATGTCTTACGGAATCGACAGGATCTATTCTCCGGACGACGGGCGGGAACTCGGTTTACAGGGCATGATTGATGATCTGGTGAAAAGATCAGACTTCGCAACCGGAAAAGAAGTTACGGCTGAAGACCTAGATTCCATCAGTTTTGAGAATTCTACCAGCATTGCTAAAATTATTTCGGCTGTTGAAAATTTCTCGGAAGAAAAACCGGATTTGGTAAAAGCGATTGACGAAAAATCAAAAGATTTAAATATTCCAATCATCGGGATCACAGGTACAGGCGGAGCTGGGAAATCTTCTTTGACAGACGAGCTGGTAAGACGTTTTATCCGTTCAAATCCCGACAAAAAAATTGCTATCATCTCCATTGACCCTTCCAAAAAGAAAACCGGCGGTGCACTTTTAGGAGACCGAATCCGTATGAATGCGATCAACGATCCGAGGGTATATATGCGTTCAATGGCAACAAGGGAAAACAATGTTTCCGTTTCTCCGTTCATCCATTCTGCTCTGAATGTCCTGAAACTGGCTCATCCTGATGTGATCATTTTAGAAACTTCAGGTATTGGACAATCCGGCTCGGAAGTATCTGATTTTGCAGACGTTTCCATGTATGTCATGACTCCTGAGTACGGAGCTTCCACGCAGCTGGAAAAAATCGACATGCTGGATTATGCAGATCTGGTCGCTTTGAATAAATCCGACAAACGCGGCGCTTTGGATGCCCTTCAGGCCGTAAAGAAACAGTTCCAGAGAAACCATTTGTTATGGGAAAGTCCGCTGGATGACATGCCGGTGTATGCAACAAAAGCATCTCAGTTCAACGATCACGGAACCACTGATTTATACAATAGATTAATTGAAAAAGTTAACGACAAATATTCTGATTTAAATCTAAAAGGTTTTGTTGAACAAGAAGTTTCTGAAGACATCACTATAATTCCTCCCAAAAGAGTTCGTTATTTATCAGAAATTGTTGAAAATAATAGAATTTATGACGCCAATGTTGAAAAACAGGCTGATTTAGCAAGGAAAATGTATCACATTGAAGGCGTGAGAAGCTTCCTTTCCAACGAAGTGCTGGATGCCGAATATCAGAAAGCTGAAAAAGAGCTTCAGCAGGAGAATATCGACTTTCTACAGACATGGGATGATACAAAAGAGGCTTTCAAAGCCGAGTTTTATTCTTATTTCGTCCGCGGAAAAGAAATCAAGGTGGAAACCTCAACAGAATCTTTGTCACACTTAAGAATTCCAAAAATTTCTTTACCGAAATATACCGACTGGGGCGACCTGATCAAATGGAAAGGCCAGGAAAACCTTCCGGGAGGATTTCCTTACACCGCCGGAATTTATCCTTTTAAAAGAACCGGAGAAGATCCCACGAGGATGTTTGCCGGAGAAGGCGGGCCTGAAAGAACCAACAGAAGGTTCCATTATGTTTCTGCGGAAATGGATGCCAAACGTCTGTCAACCGCTTTTGATTCGGTAACTTTATACGGCCAGGATCCTGCCCTGCCACCGGATATTTACGGCAAAATCGGGAATGCGGGGGTTTCCATCGCCACTTTGGATGATGCCAAAAAATTATATTCCGGATTTGACCTGGTGAATGCCATGACTTCGGTTTCCATGACGATCAACGGCCCGGCACCAATGCTGTTGGCCTTTTTCATGAATGCAGCCATTGACCAGAATGTTGAAAAATATATTGCTGAAAACGGACTGGAAGCTAAAGTAGAAGAAGTTTTAAAAGCAAAATTTGACGATAAAGGCTTGGCCAGGCCGAAATATAACGTAGAATTGCCTCCGTCCAATAACGGTTTGGGCTTAAAATTATTAGGAATCACAGGGGATGAAGTCATTCCTGCGGAAGTTTATGCTGAAATTAAAGCTAAGACGATCGCAACCGTTCGCGGTACCGTCCAGGCTGATATCTTAAAAGAAGACCAGGCCCAGAACACCTGTATTTTCTCTACTGAATTTGCCCTTAGATTGATGGGTGACGTCCAGGAATATTTCATCACGGAAAAAGTAAGGAACTTCTACTCCGTTTCTATTTCCGGATATCACATTGCAGAAGCGGGCGCAAACCCGGTTTCCCAGCTGGCATTTACCTTAGCCAACGGTTTCACGTATGTTGAATATTACCTGTCAAGAGGGATGGACATCAATGATTTTGCCCCGAATTTATCCTTCTTCTTTTCCAACGGGATCGATCCTGAATACTCCGTGATCGGACGTGTAGCCAGAAGGGTCTGGGCAAAAGCCATGAAGCTTAAATACGGTGCGGATGAAAGAAGCCAGATGCTGAAATACCACATCCAGACTTCCGGACGTTCGCTTCACGCACAGGAAATTGATTTCAATGATATCAGGACCACGCTTCAGGCGCTTTATGCCATCTATGACAACTGTAATTCACTGCACACCAATGCTTATGACGAAGCCATTACGACTCCTACAGAGCAGTCAGTAAGAAGAGCCATGGCCATTCAGCTGATCATCAATAAAGAACTGGGACTGGCGAAAAACGAAAACCCGCTTCAGGGTTCATTTATTATTGAGGAACTAACTGATCTGGTGGAAGAAGCCGTGTATGCGGAATTCGACAGAATCACGGAAAGAGGCGGCGTTTTAGGAGCCATGGAAACCATGTACCAGCGTTCAAAAATCCAGGAAGAATCCATGCATTACGAATGGCTGAAGCATACGGGGGAATATCCGATCATCGGAGTAAATACGTTCCTTGGGAAAGACGGTTCGCCGACAGTACGCCCGGGAGAAGTAATCCGTTCGACGGAGGAAGAAAAGCAGGTTCAGATTGAAACGCTTCACAACTTCCAGAAATCGAATGAAGATAAATCCGAAGACGCTTTAAAAACATTGCAGCATGCAGCCATCAACCAGCAGAACTTATTCAATGTCATGATGGATGCCGTTAAATACTGCTCGCTTGGGCAGATTACCAACGCACTTTTTGAAGTGGGCGGTAAATACAGAAGGAATATGTGA
- the rplM gene encoding 50S ribosomal protein L13, protein MNTLSYKTVSANKATANKEWVVVDAEGQPLGRLASTVAKILRGKHKTNFTPHVDCGDNVIVLNAGKVTLSGNKWDDKTYIWHTGYPGGQKSMTAAELQKKDSLKVLEKSVKGMLPKNRLGSALLKNLYLYEGTEHKHEAQQPKTINVNEFK, encoded by the coding sequence GTGAATACATTAAGTTACAAAACTGTTTCAGCGAACAAAGCTACTGCTAATAAAGAATGGGTTGTGGTAGACGCTGAAGGACAGCCGTTAGGAAGACTAGCTTCTACGGTTGCAAAGATTTTGAGAGGTAAGCACAAAACAAACTTTACACCCCATGTAGATTGCGGTGATAATGTAATTGTTTTGAATGCTGGGAAAGTTACCCTTTCCGGAAACAAGTGGGACGATAAGACGTACATCTGGCATACAGGTTATCCTGGTGGTCAGAAGTCTATGACTGCGGCTGAACTTCAAAAGAAAGATTCTTTAAAAGTATTGGAAAAATCCGTAAAAGGAATGCTTCCGAAAAACAGATTAGGATCTGCATTGCTGAAGAACCTTTATTTATATGAAGGAACTGAGCACAAGCACGAAGCTCAACAGCCTAAAACAATTAATGTTAACGAATTTAAATAA
- a CDS encoding PadR family transcriptional regulator: MKKNSLYKGTLQNIILKLLAKEVKMYGYQITQRAKELTKGELEMTEGALYPLLHKLEAEGMIASEIRKVSGRDRKYYLLTDKGKKQQIEQEQEMQNYLFNLNTIFNI; encoded by the coding sequence TTGAAAAAGAACAGCCTTTATAAAGGAACGCTCCAGAATATTATCCTAAAGCTGCTTGCCAAGGAAGTGAAAATGTACGGGTACCAGATTACCCAGCGTGCTAAAGAACTTACAAAAGGCGAGCTGGAAATGACCGAAGGCGCATTGTATCCGCTTCTCCATAAGCTGGAAGCAGAAGGGATGATTGCTTCTGAAATCCGAAAAGTAAGCGGAAGAGACCGCAAATATTACCTTTTAACAGACAAAGGAAAAAAACAGCAGATTGAGCAGGAACAGGAAATGCAGAACTATTTATTTAACCTAAATACCATTTTTAATATATGA
- a CDS encoding DUF4407 domain-containing protein, translating into MKNNQQTINQANHKINWFQKFLMVCSGGNIHILRKTPSEWNKFAGIGGIVLFTAVFATLSAGYAMYTVFDEIWTAVGFGLLWGLMIFNLDRYIVSSIKKTGTWWNQILMAIPRLILATFLGIIISKPLELKIFEKEVNKQLNTIIQRNKKQLQGEMSGRILQQSGPFETEKKQISDKIIQYQKSYDSAAVELEKEILGKQSGLTSGKEGFGPNAKRKQELKEQRRLDLENYQKQVTPRLAYLDKEISKVYTNLETERKSTETFEDRFNGFAARLQALDELGKNSAIIGLAATFIMGLFICLEISPVLVKLISQVGPYDYLLEKTENDFRLYSKEKIEKGNALTDYRIDDFKDNLNQ; encoded by the coding sequence ATGAAAAACAATCAACAAACTATAAATCAAGCCAATCATAAGATCAATTGGTTTCAGAAGTTTCTGATGGTCTGTTCCGGAGGAAACATTCATATCCTCAGAAAAACACCCAGTGAATGGAACAAGTTTGCTGGTATCGGTGGTATTGTCCTTTTTACGGCGGTTTTTGCCACACTGTCTGCCGGTTATGCAATGTACACCGTTTTTGATGAGATCTGGACAGCAGTCGGCTTCGGCCTTCTTTGGGGATTGATGATTTTTAACCTTGACCGGTATATTGTGTCTTCCATCAAGAAAACAGGAACCTGGTGGAACCAGATCCTGATGGCCATTCCGAGACTGATCCTGGCCACTTTTTTAGGCATTATCATTTCCAAGCCGTTAGAGCTTAAAATTTTTGAAAAGGAAGTGAACAAACAGCTGAATACCATTATCCAGAGGAATAAAAAACAGCTTCAGGGCGAGATGAGCGGAAGGATCCTTCAGCAGAGCGGCCCTTTTGAGACGGAGAAAAAACAGATTTCAGACAAGATTATCCAATACCAGAAATCCTATGATTCTGCAGCGGTAGAGCTTGAAAAGGAAATCCTTGGGAAGCAGTCCGGACTCACCAGCGGAAAAGAAGGTTTCGGCCCGAATGCCAAACGTAAGCAGGAACTGAAGGAACAGCGAAGGCTGGATCTTGAAAACTATCAGAAACAGGTGACCCCGAGACTGGCGTACCTGGACAAGGAAATCTCAAAAGTCTATACCAACCTGGAAACCGAAAGGAAATCTACGGAAACTTTTGAAGACCGCTTCAACGGTTTTGCGGCAAGGCTGCAGGCGCTGGATGAACTGGGTAAAAACTCGGCCATCATTGGCCTGGCGGCAACATTTATTATGGGACTTTTTATCTGCCTGGAAATTTCTCCGGTCCTGGTGAAACTGATTTCCCAGGTCGGGCCTTATGATTACCTGTTGGAAAAAACGGAAAATGATTTCCGCCTTTATTCCAAGGAAAAAATTGAAAAGGGAAATGCCCTGACGGACTATCGGATTGATGATTTTAAAGATAATCTAAATCAATAA
- the ruvC gene encoding crossover junction endodeoxyribonuclease RuvC produces MTAEKIILGIDPGTTIMGFGLISVKKGNMEMVSIHELILKKYPNHETKLKYIFEKTLALIDEYHPDEVALEAPFYGKNVQSMLKLGRAQGVAMAASLYRNIPITEYSPKKIKMAITGNGNASKEQVAGMLQNLLKLKEFPTKYLDASDGLAVAVCHHFNSGTIADTKSYTGWDSFLKQNPDRLK; encoded by the coding sequence ATGACTGCAGAGAAGATTATTTTAGGGATTGACCCGGGCACTACGATAATGGGGTTTGGACTGATTTCCGTGAAAAAAGGAAATATGGAGATGGTTTCCATTCATGAACTGATTCTTAAAAAATACCCCAACCACGAAACCAAGCTTAAATATATTTTTGAAAAAACCCTGGCGCTGATTGATGAGTACCATCCTGATGAGGTGGCCCTGGAAGCTCCTTTCTACGGCAAAAATGTCCAGAGTATGCTGAAGCTGGGCCGTGCCCAGGGTGTTGCCATGGCAGCAAGCCTGTACCGCAATATCCCGATTACAGAGTATTCACCGAAAAAAATAAAGATGGCGATTACCGGGAACGGAAACGCAAGCAAGGAACAGGTGGCAGGCATGCTGCAGAACCTTTTGAAACTGAAAGAATTCCCTACAAAATATCTTGATGCTTCTGACGGACTGGCGGTTGCGGTATGCCATCATTTTAATTCCGGCACCATTGCCGATACCAAATCATACACCGGCTGGGACAGCTTTTTAAAGCAGAATCCGGACCGTCTGAAATAA
- a CDS encoding diphthine--ammonia ligase → MKPKAIFNWSSGKDSALALYTILKEDRFEVSSLLTSINKEFQRISMHGVHVSLLEQQAESLGLPLIKMELPQEPSMEEYHQIMTKTMNEIQARGVTHSIFGDIFLEDLRRYREDQLQTIGMEAVFPLWKKNTTDLIHEFLDLGFKTIVTCVNETFLDKSFAGRIIDQDFIKDLPANVDPCGENGEFHTFTFDGPIFKNPVQFEIGETVRKTYPKPKSDENKGDEEGEYIFWFCDLIPS, encoded by the coding sequence ATGAAACCGAAAGCCATCTTCAACTGGAGCAGCGGAAAAGATTCTGCGCTTGCCCTGTATACCATCTTAAAGGAAGACCGATTTGAAGTTTCCTCCCTGCTGACGAGTATCAATAAGGAATTCCAGAGAATTTCCATGCATGGCGTTCATGTTTCACTGCTGGAACAGCAGGCGGAAAGCTTAGGATTGCCTTTGATTAAAATGGAGCTTCCGCAGGAACCTTCCATGGAAGAATATCATCAGATCATGACCAAAACCATGAATGAAATACAAGCCCGCGGCGTAACACATTCCATTTTCGGGGATATTTTTCTGGAAGACTTACGCAGATACCGTGAAGACCAGCTGCAGACTATCGGCATGGAAGCCGTTTTCCCATTATGGAAAAAGAACACCACAGACCTCATCCATGAATTTTTAGACTTAGGCTTTAAAACGATTGTTACCTGCGTCAACGAAACGTTTCTCGACAAAAGTTTTGCAGGCAGAATTATTGATCAGGATTTTATTAAAGATTTACCTGCAAATGTTGATCCCTGCGGAGAAAACGGGGAATTCCATACCTTCACTTTCGACGGGCCTATTTTTAAAAACCCGGTGCAGTTTGAAATTGGCGAAACCGTTAGAAAAACATATCCGAAACCTAAATCTGATGAAAATAAAGGTGATGAAGAAGGAGAATATATTTTCTGGTTCTGTGATCTGATTCCTTCATAA
- the rpsI gene encoding 30S ribosomal protein S9: MSIVHKIGRRKTSVARVYVKPGTGNITVNGKDAATYFSTDVMVYKLNQPFILSETVGQYDVTVNVFGGGNTGQAEAIRLGISRALCEINAEFRLALKPAGLLTRDARMVERKKPGQKKARKRFQFSKR, from the coding sequence ATGTCTATAGTTCACAAAATCGGAAGAAGAAAAACTTCTGTAGCTAGAGTTTATGTAAAGCCGGGAACCGGTAACATTACAGTAAACGGTAAAGATGCTGCAACTTATTTCTCTACAGACGTGATGGTTTATAAATTAAACCAGCCGTTTATCCTTTCTGAAACTGTTGGTCAGTATGACGTTACCGTTAATGTTTTCGGTGGTGGTAATACAGGTCAGGCAGAGGCTATCAGATTAGGTATTTCAAGAGCTTTATGTGAAATCAATGCTGAATTCAGATTAGCTTTGAAACCTGCTGGTTTACTTACAAGAGACGCAAGAATGGTGGAAAGAAAGAAGCCAGGTCAGAAAAAAGCAAGAAAGAGATTCCAGTTCTCAAAACGTTAA